From the genome of Psychrilyobacter atlanticus DSM 19335, one region includes:
- a CDS encoding HAD family hydrolase, with protein MYTKLVIFDMGNTLLHFHKGIFSDDEKDLIGLTLLSSYLENKNQIKISISQLKIEFLDKWYDDFYLRKEKLIELDFNKYLKDVIELNGFNDSEINYFECMETFYSQYIEDAVSGKGSLDILKYLKGKGYTIKVISNCILQDEIYKDVFKKHNLGEFIDEYIFSYSRKIRKPNPLLFREAIRDYRGDIKDIIMVGDSLEADINPAQILGLKGIWLTNGKKNTTDIIPWATIDKFSEIYKLINKK; from the coding sequence ATGTATACTAAATTAGTAATTTTTGATATGGGAAACACACTTTTACATTTTCATAAAGGGATTTTTTCTGATGATGAAAAAGATTTAATAGGTTTGACGCTTTTGAGCTCTTACCTAGAAAATAAAAACCAAATAAAAATATCTATCTCTCAATTAAAAATAGAATTTTTAGATAAATGGTATGATGACTTTTATCTCAGAAAAGAAAAATTAATCGAACTTGATTTTAATAAATATTTAAAAGACGTTATAGAGTTAAATGGATTTAATGACTCTGAGATTAATTATTTTGAATGTATGGAAACATTTTATAGCCAATATATTGAAGATGCAGTTTCTGGTAAGGGTTCCTTAGATATTTTAAAATATTTAAAAGGGAAAGGTTATACTATAAAAGTGATTTCAAACTGTATTTTACAAGATGAGATTTATAAAGATGTCTTTAAGAAACATAATCTTGGTGAATTTATAGATGAATATATATTCAGTTATAGTAGAAAAATTAGAAAGCCAAATCCACTCCTTTTTAGAGAAGCTATCCGTGATTACAGAGGTGATATTAAAGATATAATTATGGTAGGAGATAGTTTAGAAGCGGATATTAATCCCGCACAAATACTTGGACTTAAAGGAATTTGGTTAACTAATGGGAAAAAAAATACGACTGATATAATACCTTGGGCAACTATAGATAAATTTTCAGAAATTTATAAATTGATTAATAAAAAGTAA
- a CDS encoding RelA/SpoT family protein, which produces MEYKSNIAEELKKNNLKIDEDMIFSAYEFARESHVGQYRKSGEEYIVHPVEVSKILINMKMDTETITAGFLHDIVEDTMTTIQDIEYNFGPEVARLVDGVTKLTNLPVGSNKQPENIRKMIVAMASDVRVVIIKLADRLHNMRTLKFMPTYKQERIAKETLDIFAPLAHRIGMAKIKWELEDLCLYYLEPEIYRKLVKMVNNKRAEREEYTSAILRNMKKIIHESNIDGIVSGRAKHFYSIYKKMYEKGKSFDELYDLTAVRVLVDTEGECYNILGLLHSHWKPVPGRFKDYIAVPKSNGYQSIHTTLVGPLGKFIEVQIRTKDMHAIAEDGIAAHWNYKEKRNNSKADNVYSWLRKILEWQSEADTSEEFIQTVTGDILNETVFVFSPKGDVIELSKGSTPLDFAFHIHTEVGYKCIGAKANDKIVPIDYKLQNGDRIDIITSNISKGPGRDWLNIVATQSAKSKIRRWIKEKNFDENLKIGKELFEKELLKVGSSVKQIENSPEMKEYLNKNSINNFNDLLIKISSKGLNVTLLSERLVKKDEKIELEVIEDYQNETPKRKSRKKNDYGVIIDGLDNTIIRFAKCCTPLPGDEIGGYITTYGDIGIHRLDCKNYINLIARDHNREIGVRWDDEIIGRKINKYRFKFTIVTTDRANILLEIVKIIADHKIDLEGVNSGHIKNGAERLSVIEITIDINEKRDYEKLINHIVNLKDVIEIRRNQNN; this is translated from the coding sequence ATGGAATATAAATCAAATATTGCTGAAGAGCTTAAAAAAAATAATTTAAAAATAGATGAAGATATGATCTTTTCTGCCTATGAATTTGCAAGAGAATCCCATGTGGGTCAGTACCGTAAATCAGGAGAAGAATACATAGTTCATCCTGTAGAAGTATCAAAGATACTCATTAATATGAAGATGGATACGGAAACAATTACCGCTGGATTTCTACATGACATTGTAGAAGATACCATGACCACTATACAGGATATTGAATATAATTTTGGTCCCGAAGTAGCCAGACTAGTAGATGGGGTAACTAAACTTACTAATCTACCTGTAGGAAGCAATAAACAGCCTGAAAATATCAGAAAGATGATCGTGGCTATGGCTAGTGATGTAAGGGTTGTTATCATTAAATTAGCTGATAGGCTGCATAATATGCGGACACTAAAATTTATGCCTACCTATAAACAGGAGAGAATTGCAAAGGAAACATTAGATATATTTGCACCCTTAGCCCATAGAATTGGTATGGCAAAAATAAAATGGGAGTTAGAAGATTTATGCCTGTATTATCTAGAACCTGAAATTTATAGAAAATTAGTCAAAATGGTCAACAATAAAAGGGCTGAAAGGGAAGAATATACAAGTGCTATTTTAAGAAATATGAAAAAAATTATCCATGAGAGTAATATAGATGGGATAGTTTCTGGACGGGCTAAACATTTTTATAGTATCTATAAAAAAATGTATGAAAAAGGAAAAAGTTTTGATGAACTTTATGACCTTACTGCTGTTAGGGTATTAGTGGACACAGAGGGTGAGTGTTACAATATATTAGGACTTCTTCACAGTCATTGGAAACCTGTTCCAGGTAGATTTAAAGACTATATAGCAGTTCCTAAATCAAACGGTTATCAATCTATCCATACTACCTTGGTAGGTCCCTTAGGGAAGTTTATCGAGGTTCAGATAAGAACTAAAGATATGCATGCCATTGCAGAGGATGGAATAGCTGCCCATTGGAACTATAAGGAAAAAAGAAATAATTCTAAAGCTGATAATGTTTATTCGTGGCTCCGTAAGATATTGGAGTGGCAAAGTGAAGCCGATACATCGGAAGAGTTTATCCAGACTGTTACAGGGGATATACTCAACGAAACAGTATTTGTTTTCTCTCCTAAAGGAGATGTTATCGAACTTTCTAAAGGATCAACTCCGCTAGACTTTGCATTTCACATCCATACAGAGGTAGGCTATAAGTGTATAGGTGCCAAAGCCAACGATAAAATTGTTCCGATTGATTATAAACTCCAAAATGGAGATAGAATTGATATTATAACTTCTAATATATCAAAGGGGCCTGGAAGAGACTGGTTAAATATAGTTGCAACCCAGAGTGCTAAAAGTAAGATCAGAAGATGGATAAAGGAAAAAAACTTTGATGAGAATCTAAAGATAGGAAAAGAACTATTTGAAAAAGAATTACTCAAGGTGGGATCTTCTGTTAAACAAATTGAAAACAGCCCTGAAATGAAAGAATATTTAAATAAAAATTCTATCAATAATTTCAATGATTTACTTATTAAAATAAGTTCTAAAGGTTTAAATGTAACTCTCCTTTCAGAACGATTGGTAAAAAAAGATGAAAAAATAGAGCTTGAAGTTATAGAAGACTATCAAAATGAAACTCCTAAAAGAAAAAGTCGGAAAAAAAATGATTATGGTGTTATAATAGATGGTCTTGATAATACTATTATTCGATTTGCAAAATGCTGCACTCCTCTCCCTGGAGATGAGATAGGTGGATATATAACTACCTACGGAGACATTGGTATTCATAGATTGGACTGTAAAAATTATATAAATTTAATTGCCCGTGATCACAATAGAGAGATAGGTGTTAGATGGGATGATGAAATTATAGGCAGAAAGATCAATAAATACAGGTTTAAATTTACCATAGTCACCACAGACAGAGCAAATATTCTCTTGGAAATTGTAAAAATTATAGCCGATCATAAGATAGATTTAGAGGGAGTAAACTCCGGTCATATTAAAAATGGAGCTGAAAGACTTTCGGTTATCGAGATAACTATAGATATCAACGAAAAGAGAGATTATGAAAAATTAATTAACCATATTGTAAATCTAAAAGATGTAATAGAAATTAGAAGAAATCAAAACAATTAA
- a CDS encoding DUF502 domain-containing protein — protein sequence MKKIKSLFATGLITVLPVLITINIMSWIFKFLNNYLRQNIFVKEMTSYLLKYEFYSKFTTQVLVYLIAMLIIILTIIIAGLAMRNVIGKKIAKKIDLLFSNIPLVKPIYTTILQIRHLMFTSNTKAYQKVVMIEYPRKGIYSLGFLTNRENQLFEEILGGKKLLNIFIPTSPNPTSGMFIMVEADTVKELDIKIEDAVKLIISGGAIVPKINKN from the coding sequence ATGAAAAAAATAAAAAGTCTGTTTGCAACAGGATTGATAACTGTTTTACCGGTATTAATAACAATCAATATAATGTCGTGGATATTTAAATTTTTAAACAATTATTTAAGGCAGAATATTTTTGTGAAAGAGATGACCTCATACCTACTAAAATATGAGTTTTATTCTAAATTTACAACACAGGTTTTGGTTTACTTAATTGCTATGCTGATAATTATATTAACTATTATCATTGCAGGTCTTGCCATGAGAAATGTAATTGGTAAAAAAATAGCTAAAAAAATAGACCTGTTATTTTCAAATATCCCCTTGGTAAAACCTATCTATACTACTATTTTGCAGATTAGACATCTAATGTTTACATCAAACACAAAGGCTTATCAAAAAGTAGTTATGATAGAGTACCCTCGAAAGGGAATCTATAGTTTGGGATTTTTAACTAACAGAGAAAATCAACTTTTTGAAGAGATATTAGGAGGGAAAAAATTACTCAATATATTTATACCTACCTCTCCTAATCCTACTTCCGGAATGTTTATAATGGTAGAAGCAGATACTGTTAAAGAGTTAGATATCAAGATTGAAGACGCTGTTAAATTAATAATTTCTGGTGGAGCAATAGTTCCAAAGATCAATAAAAATTAG
- a CDS encoding hemolysin family protein gives MEIYSQLILLVVLIILSGLFSASETALTAFKSTDLEEIENTNPRTAKLLKKWLTKPNEILTAILLGNNIVNILASSIATIVTLQIMGSKSGNAIAVATVSMTVVVLIFGEITPKIVAKTYSRKISGIVIGPIYFLSIVTLPIIKLLMFVTKIISGMMGVNIKHENLMITEEEIKSYINVGEAEGVIEEEEREMIHSIIEFGDTTAKEVMTPRTSIFMLDAESTIDEVWDEIIDSGYSRIPVYGEDLDEILGILYVKDLMTLAKEGTTDIPLKNILREAYFVPDTKSIVEILDEFRNKQVHMAVVLDEYGGTVGLATIEDLIEEIIGEIKDEYDLHEEDEIEKISESKYRVDARINIEDLNKELELNIPESEDYESLGGYVLDILGRVAEVEDIVELEGLRMKVLEIDKMRVVKILIEISEEKE, from the coding sequence TTGGAAATTTATAGTCAACTTATTTTATTGGTGGTATTAATTATTTTATCGGGGTTATTTTCAGCTTCTGAAACTGCTCTTACTGCATTTAAAAGTACTGATCTAGAAGAAATTGAAAATACTAACCCTAGAACAGCAAAATTATTGAAAAAGTGGTTAACTAAACCTAATGAGATCTTAACGGCAATATTATTAGGAAATAACATTGTAAATATCTTAGCTTCATCTATCGCAACTATAGTGACATTGCAAATAATGGGGTCTAAATCTGGAAATGCAATAGCTGTAGCTACAGTATCTATGACAGTTGTAGTGCTTATATTTGGGGAGATAACTCCTAAAATTGTTGCTAAAACATATTCAAGAAAGATATCAGGGATTGTTATAGGACCAATTTATTTTTTAAGTATTGTAACATTGCCTATCATAAAATTATTGATGTTTGTTACTAAGATCATCAGTGGTATGATGGGAGTAAATATTAAACATGAAAACCTCATGATAACAGAGGAAGAGATTAAATCTTATATCAATGTAGGTGAAGCTGAAGGAGTAATTGAAGAGGAAGAGAGAGAGATGATCCATTCAATTATAGAGTTTGGGGATACCACCGCAAAGGAGGTTATGACTCCTAGAACTTCAATCTTTATGTTAGATGCGGAATCTACAATAGATGAAGTATGGGATGAAATTATAGACAGCGGTTATTCTAGAATTCCTGTATATGGAGAAGATCTAGATGAAATATTAGGAATTCTTTATGTTAAGGATCTTATGACTTTGGCTAAAGAAGGAACTACAGATATTCCATTAAAAAATATATTGAGGGAAGCGTATTTTGTTCCTGATACTAAATCTATAGTGGAGATCTTAGATGAGTTTAGAAATAAACAAGTCCATATGGCTGTTGTCTTAGATGAATATGGTGGGACAGTAGGGTTAGCAACTATCGAAGACCTCATTGAGGAGATAATCGGTGAGATAAAAGATGAATACGACCTTCATGAAGAGGATGAAATTGAAAAAATAAGTGAATCAAAATATAGAGTTGATGCACGAATAAATATTGAAGATTTAAACAAAGAACTGGAACTGAATATCCCTGAATCAGAAGATTATGAAAGTCTTGGAGGGTATGTTTTAGACATCTTAGGCCGGGTAGCGGAGGTTGAAGATATTGTTGAGCTAGAAGGTCTTAGGATGAAAGTTTTGGAGATCGATAAGATGAGAGTAGTTAAAATTCTTATAGAGATAAGTGAGGAAAAGGAATGA
- a CDS encoding NUDIX domain-containing protein, which translates to MKSIRIRVCGILEKDDELLLVKHIKNNNEYYLLPGGGVDHGEDFKTALKREFMEECNLDVEVEDMVFISEGIAPNGGRHIVNVYFKVSYIGGDLQVGLDGSNLIGVEYIKKSELENVILYPNTKKELKEYFESENKGIKYLGNRWE; encoded by the coding sequence GTGAAGAGTATCAGAATTAGAGTTTGTGGAATTTTAGAAAAAGACGATGAGTTACTTTTAGTTAAACATATAAAAAATAACAATGAATACTACCTCCTTCCTGGAGGCGGAGTAGATCACGGAGAGGACTTTAAAACTGCTCTTAAAAGAGAATTTATGGAAGAATGTAATCTGGATGTAGAGGTAGAAGATATGGTGTTTATATCTGAAGGAATAGCTCCTAACGGCGGACGTCATATTGTAAATGTTTATTTTAAAGTTTCCTATATTGGCGGAGATCTACAGGTCGGGCTAGACGGGAGTAACTTAATTGGTGTAGAATATATTAAGAAATCAGAGTTAGAAAATGTTATACTATATCCAAATACAAAAAAAGAATTAAAAGAATATTTTGAATCTGAAAACAAAGGGATAAAGTATCTAGGGAACAGATGGGAATAA
- a CDS encoding shikimate kinase codes for MKKDIILIGPVGTGKSTIGKLLSKDLGIPQASLDDIRWKIYKESGYDFELADEIMQREGFLGIYRYWKPFEAYSVKRALELYPDHIHDFGAGQSVYEDEELFKEVQNALEPYSNIVLLLPSEDREKCLQILFERTQFEHNSLFINNPSNEKLAKIIVYTDGKKLKEITEEIIRKVKL; via the coding sequence ATGAAAAAAGATATTATTTTAATTGGACCAGTAGGTACCGGGAAATCAACAATAGGAAAATTATTATCGAAAGATTTAGGCATTCCACAAGCTAGTCTAGATGACATAAGGTGGAAAATATATAAAGAATCTGGATATGATTTTGAACTTGCAGATGAAATTATGCAAAGAGAAGGTTTTTTAGGTATTTATAGATACTGGAAGCCTTTTGAAGCGTATTCAGTTAAGCGGGCTCTAGAACTTTATCCGGATCACATACATGACTTTGGAGCAGGACAATCAGTATATGAAGATGAAGAGCTATTTAAAGAAGTTCAAAACGCCTTAGAACCGTATTCAAATATTGTTTTATTACTACCTTCAGAAGATAGAGAAAAATGCTTACAGATATTGTTTGAAAGAACTCAGTTTGAACATAATAGTTTATTTATAAATAATCCATCGAATGAAAAATTAGCTAAGATTATTGTATACACAGATGGGAAAAAACTAAAGGAAATTACAGAAGAAATAATAAGAAAAGTAAAACTTTAG
- a CDS encoding adenine phosphoribosyltransferase — protein sequence MNLKNYIALVEDYPKEGIKFRDITPLLANGEAFKKATDEIVEYAKEKEIDLVVGPEARGFIFGCPVSYALEVGFAPVRKPGKLPRETVEYEYDLEYGTNTLCMHNDSIKPGQRVLIVDDLLATGGTVEATIKIIEDLGGIVAGMAFLIELEDLNGRENLAGYDIMTLMKY from the coding sequence ATGAATTTAAAGAACTATATAGCGCTTGTAGAAGATTATCCAAAAGAAGGGATAAAGTTTAGGGATATAACACCTTTATTAGCAAATGGAGAGGCTTTTAAAAAAGCAACAGATGAGATAGTAGAGTATGCTAAAGAAAAAGAGATTGACCTGGTAGTAGGTCCTGAAGCCAGAGGATTTATCTTTGGATGTCCAGTATCTTATGCTTTAGAAGTAGGATTCGCTCCAGTAAGAAAACCTGGAAAACTTCCTAGAGAAACAGTGGAATATGAATATGATTTAGAATATGGAACAAATACACTATGTATGCATAATGATTCTATAAAACCTGGTCAAAGAGTTCTTATAGTTGATGATCTATTAGCTACTGGGGGAACAGTTGAGGCCACTATAAAGATAATTGAAGATTTAGGCGGAATTGTTGCTGGTATGGCATTTCTTATTGAATTAGAGGATCTGAATGGTAGAGAAAATTTAGCAGGTTATGATATTATGACTTTAATGAAGTACTAA
- the tgt gene encoding tRNA guanosine(34) transglycosylase Tgt, translated as MKKLPVNYELSHRDGKARAGVITTPHGDIKTPVFMPVGTQATVKTMNPEEVRELGADIILGNTYHLFLRPGDDVVAKFGGLHKFMNWSHPILTDSGGFQVFSLGAIRKIKEEGVYFRSHIDGSKRFISPEKSIDIQNNLGSDIVMLFDECPPGQSSREYLIPSIERTTRWAKRCVTAHKRPDDQGLFAIVQGGIYEDLRDKSMNELMEMDESFSGYAIGGLAVGEPREDMYRILDYITPKLPEHKPRYLMGVGEPLDMLEAVEHGVDMMDCVQPSRIGRHGTTFTKYGRLVIKNAKYSLDPRPLDEDCDCYVCKNYTRGYIRHLFKANEMLGQKLATYHNLYFLIKMMNGARDAIMDKRFIAFKEEFIGNYTQGKDSKWIIPQRIED; from the coding sequence ATGAAAAAATTACCAGTAAATTATGAATTATCCCATAGAGATGGAAAGGCAAGAGCAGGAGTAATAACTACTCCCCACGGAGATATAAAAACTCCAGTATTCATGCCAGTTGGAACACAGGCGACTGTAAAAACTATGAATCCCGAGGAAGTTAGAGAGTTAGGGGCAGATATTATCTTAGGAAATACCTATCACCTATTCCTTAGACCAGGTGACGATGTAGTCGCTAAATTTGGAGGATTACACAAATTTATGAATTGGTCTCACCCTATATTAACGGATAGTGGTGGTTTCCAAGTATTTAGTCTGGGAGCTATAAGAAAGATAAAAGAAGAAGGAGTATACTTTAGATCTCACATTGATGGGTCTAAAAGATTTATCTCTCCTGAAAAATCTATAGATATTCAAAATAATTTAGGATCAGATATAGTTATGTTATTTGACGAGTGTCCTCCTGGCCAGTCTTCTAGAGAATACTTAATCCCTTCAATTGAAAGAACTACTAGATGGGCTAAAAGATGTGTAACAGCTCATAAAAGACCTGATGATCAAGGTTTATTCGCTATAGTTCAGGGTGGAATATATGAAGACCTAAGAGATAAGAGTATGAATGAATTGATGGAAATGGATGAAAGTTTTTCTGGATATGCTATAGGTGGATTAGCTGTAGGAGAACCTCGTGAAGACATGTATAGAATATTAGATTATATAACTCCTAAACTTCCTGAGCATAAGCCTAGATACCTAATGGGTGTAGGAGAGCCTCTTGATATGTTAGAAGCTGTAGAGCACGGTGTGGACATGATGGATTGTGTACAACCATCTAGAATTGGTAGACATGGGACTACATTTACAAAATATGGAAGATTAGTTATAAAAAATGCTAAGTATTCCCTAGACCCTAGACCATTAGATGAAGACTGTGACTGTTATGTATGTAAAAACTATACTAGAGGATATATCAGACATCTATTTAAAGCCAATGAGATGTTAGGGCAGAAATTAGCTACTTATCATAACCTTTATTTCTTAATAAAGATGATGAATGGTGCAAGAGATGCTATCATGGATAAAAGATTTATTGCCTTTAAAGAGGAATTTATAGGTAATTATACTCAAGGTAAGGACAGTAAGTGGATAATCCCGCAAAGAATAGAAGACTAA
- a CDS encoding tetratricopeptide repeat protein, with the protein MKKILLILGLLMLIGCTSADQKKKKEHYLIKGMNYSKSGNYTKAIDEYKEFYEIDKKDPVLLRELGLAYAQLGDYEAAEKYYLEALKLDPKDQITLSNTAILSYKMGKLERSQYYLSQISSDSIDFKIYLLKGYIAYDENKYEEAYLNFTKVLNLIDIEDYTFVGKYVEILQKTNRTNEIYPFIYRVYEVKKNDPDAVITYSRFLIDVFSDYDGAFKALKTYIAREKNNRVILELAKRSFEVGKINDTELYLKLLTDAYKYDLDVLNLKKEIAAHNNKPKDVEKYQKIIEKVSDLDSEEYQN; encoded by the coding sequence ATGAAAAAAATATTGTTAATTCTAGGTTTACTTATGCTAATAGGCTGTACTTCAGCAGATCAAAAAAAGAAAAAGGAACACTACCTAATCAAAGGAATGAACTATAGTAAGAGTGGTAACTATACCAAAGCCATCGATGAATATAAGGAGTTTTATGAAATCGATAAAAAAGATCCCGTTCTTCTTAGGGAGTTAGGATTAGCCTATGCTCAATTAGGTGATTATGAGGCAGCTGAAAAATATTATTTAGAAGCTTTAAAATTAGATCCCAAGGATCAGATAACTTTATCTAATACGGCTATTTTATCCTATAAGATGGGGAAATTAGAGAGAAGCCAGTACTATTTATCACAAATTTCATCTGACAGTATAGATTTTAAAATATACCTGTTAAAGGGGTATATTGCATACGATGAAAACAAGTATGAAGAAGCTTACCTTAACTTTACTAAAGTTTTAAATTTGATAGATATCGAAGACTATACTTTTGTAGGTAAATATGTGGAGATTTTACAAAAAACAAATAGAACCAATGAGATCTATCCCTTCATCTATAGGGTATATGAAGTTAAAAAGAATGACCCAGATGCAGTCATTACATATTCTAGATTTTTAATCGATGTTTTTAGTGATTATGATGGCGCTTTTAAAGCTTTAAAAACATATATCGCAAGGGAAAAAAATAACCGTGTAATATTAGAGCTTGCTAAACGAAGTTTTGAAGTAGGAAAAATAAATGACACTGAGTTATATCTAAAGCTGTTAACAGATGCTTATAAGTATGATTTAGATGTTTTAAACTTGAAAAAAGAGATAGCGGCCCACAACAATAAACCTAAAGATGTTGAAAAATATCAAAAAATAATTGAAAAGGTGAGTGATCTAGACAGTGAAGAGTATCAGAATTAG